Proteins from a single region of Macaca fascicularis isolate 582-1 chromosome 17, T2T-MFA8v1.1:
- the KBTBD7 gene encoding kelch repeat and BTB domain-containing protein 7 encodes MQSREDAPRSRRLASPRGGRRPKRISKPSVSAFFTGPEELKDTAHSAALLAQLKSFYDARLLCDVTIEVVTPGSGPGTGRLFSCNRNVLAAACPYFKSMFTGGMYESQQASVTMHDVDAESFEVLVDYCYTGRVSLSEANVQRLYAASDMLQLEYVREACASFLARRLDLTNCTAILKFADAFDHHKLRSQAQSYIAQNFKQLSRMGSIREETLADLTLAQLLAVLRLDSLDIESERTVCHVAVQWLEAAPKERGPSAAEVFKCVRWMHFTEEDQDYLEGLLTKPIVKKYCLDVIEGALQMRYGDLLYKSLVPVPNSSSSSSSSSNSLVSAAENPPQRLGMCAKEMVIFFGHPRDPFLCYDPYSGDIYTMPSPLTSFAHTKTVTSSAVCVSPDHDIYLAAQPRKDLWVYKPAQNSWQQLADRLLCREGMDVAYLNGYIYILGGRDPTTGVKLKEVECYSVQRNQWALVAPVPHSFYSFELIVVQNYLYAVNSKRMLCYDPSHNMWLNCASLKRSDFQEACVFNDEIYCICDIPVMKVYNPARGEWRRISNIPLDSETHNYQIVNHDRKLLLITSTTPQWKKNRVTVYEYDTREDQWINIGTMLGLLQFDSGFICLCARVYPSCLEPGQSFITEEDDARSESSTEWDLDGFSELDSESGSSSSFSDDEVWVQVAPQRNAQDQQGSL; translated from the coding sequence ATGCAGTCCCGGGAAGACGCCCCGCGCTCTCGCCGCCTCGCCAGCCCCCGCGGTGGGAGGCGGCCCAAGAGGATTTCCAAGCCCTCGGTTTCGGCCTTTTTCACGGGTCCAGAGGAATTAAAGGACACGGCCCATTCTGCAGCCCTGCTGGCACAGCTCAAGTCTTTCTACGACGCGCGGCTGCTGTGTGATGTGACCATCGAGGTGGTGACGCCTGGCAGCGGGCCTGGCACGGGTCGCCTCTTTTCCTGCAATCGCAACGTGCTAGCAGCTGCGTGTCCCTACTTCAAGAGCATGTTCACAGGTGGCATGTACGAGAGCCAGCAGGCCAGCGTGACCATGCACGATGTGGACGCCGAGTCCTTCGAGGTGTTGGTCGACTACTGCTACACGGGTCGTGTCTCTCTCAGCGAGGCCAATGTGCAGCGCCTGTACGCAGCCTCCGACATGCTGCAACTGGAGTATGTGCGGGAAGCCTGTGCCTCCTTCTTAGCCCGACGTCTTGACCTGACCAACTGCACCGCCATCCTCAAGTTTGCAGACGCCTTCGACCATCACAAGCTTCGATCTCAGGCCCAGTCCTATATAGCTCAGAACTTCAAGCAGCTCAGCCGAATGGGTTCAATTCGGGAAGAgactctagcagatctgacccTGGCCCAGCTGCTGGCTGTCCTGCGCTTGGATAGTCTGGACATAGAGAGTGAGCGGACTGTATGCCATGTAGCTGTGCAGTGGCTGGAGGCTGCTCCCAAGGAGCGGGGTCCCAGTGCTGCGGAAGTCTTCAAGTGCGTGCGCTGGATGCACTTCACTGAAGAAGATCAGGACTACTTAGAAGGGCTGCTGACCAAGCCCATCGTGAAGAAGTACTGCCTGGACGTTATTGAAGGGGCCCTGCAGATGCGCTATGGTGACCTGTTGTACAAGTCTCTGGTGCCAGTgccaaacagcagcagcagcagcagtagcagcagcaactCTCTTGTATCTGCAGCAGAAAATCCACCCCAGAGACTGGGTATGTGTGCCAAGGAGATGGTGATCTTCTTTGGACACCCGAGAGATCCCTTTCTCTGCTATGACCCTTACTCAGGGGACATTTACACAATGCCATCACCTTTGACCAGCTTTGCTCACACTAAGACTGTTACCTCCTCAGCTGTCTGTGTCTCCCCAGACCATGACATCTATCTAGCTGCCCAGCCAAGGAAAGACCTCTGGGTGTATAAACCAGCTCAGAATAGTTGGCAGCAACTTGCAGATCGCTTGCTGTGTCGTGAGGGCATGGATGTGGCATATCTCAATGGCTACATCTACATTTTGGGGGGGCGAGACCCTACTACTGGAGTTAAGTTGAAGGAAGTGGAATGCTACAGTGTTCAGAGAAACCAGTGGGCATTGGTGGCTCCTGTCCCTCATTCCTTCTATTCCTTTGAACTCATAGTGGTTCAGAACTATCTTTATGCTGTCAACAGTAAGCGCATGCTCTGCTATGATCCTAGCCACAATATGTGGCTGAACTGTGCTTCTCTTAAACGCAGTGACTTTCAGGAAGCATGTGTCTTCAATGATGAAATCTATTGTATCTGTGACATCCCAGTCATGAAGGTCTACAACCCAGCTAGGGGAGAATGGAGGCGGATTAGTAATATTCCTTTGGATTCAGAGACCCACAACTACCAGATTGTCAATCATGACCGAAAGTTGCTTCTCATCACTTCTACAACCCCACAATGGAAAAAGAACCGAGTAACAGTGTATGAGTATGATACTAGGGAAGATCAGTGGATTAATATAGGTACTATGTTAGGCCTTTTGCAGTTTGACTCTGGCTTTATTTGCCTTTGTGCCCGTGTTTATCCTTCCTGCCTTGAACCTGGTCAGAGTTTTATTACTGAGGAAGATGATGCACGGAGTGAGTCTAGTACTGAATGGGACTTAGATGGATTCAGTGAGCTGGACTCTGAGTCAGGAAGTTCAAGTTCTTTTTCAGATGATGAAGTCTGGGTGCAAGTAGCACCTCAGCGAAATGCACAGGATCAGCAGGGTTCTTTGTAA